The following are from one region of the Littorina saxatilis isolate snail1 linkage group LG4, US_GU_Lsax_2.0, whole genome shotgun sequence genome:
- the LOC138963764 gene encoding uncharacterized protein, with amino-acid sequence MAASKWWSTFFAIFGFLIDAVRGGEFCWQQYYTSSTFCSYGCCGSNGSSYCCSAGVSVALIVGCVLGGIAMLSFIIAVVCCCIKKKGHSGRVVSPGTLQSRPAVATVTTVTTGSTGHYSTHHTAGFYPEPQPSAPFTGYGYGANHLPPLSQPPHLPPAYDAHPPPPPAYSIYNPQGYAYGQGESQGQATPQYGYGQGQSQGQSQGQATPQYGYGQGSAFSGQPGTGTPAPWGQPTTQYGNNFVV; translated from the exons ATGGCTGCTTCAAAATGGTGGTCGACTTTCTTTGCGATCTTTGGATTTCTGATTG ATGCGGTGAGAGGAGGAGAGTTCTGCTGGCAACAGTACTATACCTCCTCAACCTTCTGTAGCTACGGCTGCTGTGGCTCTAACGGCAGCTCCTATTGCTGTTCTGCTGGTGTCAG CGTGGCGCTGATTGTCGGCTGTGTGCTGGGTGGAATCGCCATGCTTTCCTTCATCATagctgtcgtctgctgctgcATCAAAAAGAAAGGTCACAGCGGGCGGGTTGTCTCCCCTGGCACGCTGCAGTCTCGACCAGCCGTGGCTACTGTCACCACAGTCACAACAG GATCGACAGGCCACTACAGCACCCACCACACCGCAGGCTTCTACCCGGAACCGCAGCCAAGCGCCCCCTTCACTGGATACGGGTACGGAGCCAACCACCTCCCACCTCTCTCCCAACCTCCCCACCTCCCCCCGGCCTACGACGCtcatccccctcctcctcccgcCTACAGCATTTACAATCCTCAAGGTTACGCTTATGGTCAAGGTGAGAGTCAAGGTCAGGCGACCCCTCAGTATGGTtatggtcaaggtcagagtCAAGGTCAGAGTCAAGGTCAGGCGACCCCTCAGTATGGTTACGGTCAAGGTTCCGCCTTCAGTGGTCAGCCAGGCACTGGGACCCCTGCACCGTGGGGCCAGCCAACAACTCAATATGGCAACAATTTCGTCGTTTGA